A stretch of the Cucurbita pepo subsp. pepo cultivar mu-cu-16 unplaced genomic scaffold, ASM280686v2 Cp4.1_scaffold000628, whole genome shotgun sequence genome encodes the following:
- the LOC111785663 gene encoding glycine--tRNA ligase, mitochondrial 1-like, producing MRLLSSLLSSTNPLPHHFTSPLRNAFSFQFRNFPRLFSMDSSERSLRNALSLKQLAVEAQGDAVRALKAAGAAKAEIDAAIEALNGLKIEKASIEKQLQAVVSGAGGGDGALNRESFRQAVGNTLERRLFYIPSFKIYRGVAGLYDYGPPGCAVKSNVLAFWRQHFVLEENMLEVDCPCVTPEVVLKASGHVDKFTDLMVKDEKTGTCYRADHLLKDFCNEKLQKDLSISSEKAAELKHILAVLDDLSADELGAKIKEYGITAPDTKNPLSDPYPFNLMFQTSIGPSGLLPGYMRPETAQGIFVNFKDLYYYNGNKLPFAAAQIGQAFRNEISPRQGLLRVREFTLAEIEHFVDPEDKSHPKFADVANLEFLMFPREDQMSGNSARKIPLGEAVSKGTVNNETLGYFIGRVYLFLTRLGIDKNRLRFRQHLANEMAHYAADCWDAEIECSYGWIECVGIADRSAYDLHAHTEKSGVPLVAHEKFAEPREVEKLVIAPVKKELGLAFKGSQKNVVEALEAMKEKEALEMKATLESNGEVEFYVCTLAKNVLIKKSMVAISKEKKKEHQRVFTPSVIEPSFGIGRIIYCLFEHSYYMRPSKAGDEHLNVFRFPPLVAPIKCTVFPLVQNQQYEQVAKVISKSLTVAGISHKIDITGTSIGKRYARTDELGVPFAITVDSASSVTIRERDSKDQIRVGVEEAASVVKDVTDGFRTWEDVWSTFPHHVSASAED from the exons ATGCGCCTTCTATCATCTCTTCTATCCTCAACGAATCCTCTTCCTCACCATTTCACTTCTCCTCTCAGAAACgccttttcctttcaattccGTAATTTCCCACGTCTTTTTTCAATGGATTCTTCCGAGCGATCGCTCAGAAATGCCCTTTCTCTAAAGCAATTGGCTGTTGAAGCTCAAGGCGATGCTGTTCGGGCCCTCAAGGCTGCCGGTGCTGCCAAGGCTGAGATTGATGCCGCTATTGAAGCTTTGAATGGATTGAAGATTGAGAAGGCTTCAATTGAGAAGCAGTTACAGGCGGTTGTTAGTGGGGCTGGCGGCGGCGATGGCGCCTTGAACAGGGAGTCGTTCCGGCAAGCTGTGGGTAACACTCTTGAGAGGCGTTTGTTTTACATTCCGTCCTTCAAGATTTACCGTGGGGTTGCTGGATTGTACGATTATGGCCCTCCCGGTTGCGCAGTCAAGtccaatgttcttgccttttGGCGTCAG CATTTTGTTCTTGAGGAAAATATGTTGGAAGTTGATTGCCCTTGCGTTACACCAGAAGTAGTCCTGAAAGCGTCTGGTCACGTGGATAAGTTCACGGATCTTATGGTCAAGGATGAGAAAACTGGGACCTGCTACAGGGCAGATCACTTGCTTAAGGATTTCTGTAATGAAAAACTTCAGAAAGATCTTAGCATATCCTCTGAGAAAGCAGCGGAATTAAAGCATATTCTCGCCGTCTTGGACGATCTTTCTGCTGATGAACTGGGTGCTAAAATTAAGGAATATGGTATTACAGCTCCAGATACTAAGAATCCACTATCCGATCCTTACCCATTTAACTTAATGTTTCAAACCTCAATTGGCCCATCTGGCTTGCTCCCTGG ATACATGCGCCCTGAAACAGCTCAAGGCATATTCGTCAATTTCAAAGATTTGTATTATTACAATGGAAACAAACTACCCTTTGCTGCAGCACAAATTGGGCAGGCTTTTAGAAATGAG ATATCTCCTCGACAAGGGCTGCTTAGAGTTCGTGAATTCACACTAGCAGAGATTGAGCACTTTGTTGATCCAGAAGACAAATCTCATCCAAAATTTGCTGATGTTGCCAATTTGGAGTTTTTAATGTTTCCAAGAGAAGACCAAATGTCTGGTAATTCTGCAAGGAAAATTCCATTGGGTGAAGCTGTTTCTAAG GGAACTGTAAATAATGAAACTCTTGGCTACTTCATTGGGAGAGTATATCTTTTCCTAACTCGCCTTGGCATAGACAAAAACCGTTTGCGTTTTCGTCAGCACCTTGCAAATGAAATGGCTCATTATGCAGCTGACTGTTGGGACGCCGAGATTGAATGTTCTTATGGTTGGATTGAATGTGTTGGTATTGCTGATAGATCTGCATATGATTTACATGCTCACACG GAAAAAAGTGGTGTTCCACTTGTAGCACATGAGAAATTTGCTGAACCAAGAGAAGTTGAG AAATTGGTCATTGCTCCTGTTAAGAAAGAACTTGGCCTCGCTTTCAAGGGAAGTCAAAAGAACGTGGTCGAAGCTTTGGAG GcaatgaaggagaaagaagccTTAGAGATGAAGGCAACTCTAGAATCCAATGGAGAGGTGGAGTTCTATGTCTGCACTCTGGCGAAAAACGTGTTGATCAAGAAGAGTATGGTTGCAATTTccaaggagaaaaagaaggagcATCAGAGGGTTTTCACACCATCTGTGATTGAGCCCTCTTTTGGTATTGGTCGGATTATCTATTGCCTCTTTGAACACTCTTACTACATGCGACCAAGCAAAGCAGGAGATGAACATTTAAATGTATTTAGATTTCCACCTCTAGTGGCACCTATCAAGTGCACAGTTTTCCCACTTGTTCAGAATCAACAGTACGAACAGGTTGCTAAAGTTATTTCAAAGTCATTAACTGTTGCTGGTATTTCCCATAAAATTGACATCACAG GTACATCGATAGGAAAACGATATGCACGAACCGATGAGCTTGGCGTTCCTTTTGCAATCACTGTCGATTCAGCATCTTCGGTGACAATTCGAGAGAGGGATAGCAAGGACCAGATTCGTGTGGGCGTGGAAGAGGCAGCATCGGTCGTGAAAGATGTAACGGATGGTTTTAGAACATGGGAAGATGTATGGTCTACATTCCCACATCACGTCTCTGCATCTGCAGAAGATTGA